The sequence below is a genomic window from Sorangiineae bacterium MSr12523.
ACGGTTATCTAATGCATGAATTCCTTTCGCCTCTTTCGAACCGGCGGACGGATGCATGGGGCGGGGACTTCGAAGGACGCGCGCGCTTGCCACTCGAGGTGGCCGCCGCGGTGCGGGATGCGTGGCCGTCGCACCTGCCGCTGTTCGCGCGCATCTCCGCGACGGAATGGGCAGCGGGCGGCTGGGATCTCCCCGAGAGCATTCGCTTTGCCGCATGCCTGCGCGAACGGGGCGTGGATCTCGTCGATTGTTCATCGGGCGGGGGCGTCCCGGATGCGAAAATCCCGGAAAAGCCCGGCTACCAGGTGCCCTTCGCGCGCGCCATCCGAGAGGAGGCTCGTGTGGCCACGGGCGCCGTCGGCCTCATCACCGAGCCGGCGCAGGCCAATGACGTTGTCCAGTCGGGCAGCGCAGATGCCGTACTTCTCGCGCGCGCCATGCTGAACGATCCCAATTGGGCACTCCACGCCGCGCACGCGCTTGGCGTGGATGTGCCCTGGCCGCCACAGTATCGCCGGGCCAAGCCGCGTGCCTGAGAGACCGCTCGCCGTGCGCACGATCCGCTCGTCCGCTCCGGTGGACCGTTCGCCGACGGCGCATTGGATGCGTTGCGGAATCCGGACAAATGCATCCCATCATGCGCAATCGAATTACGATTCTGGAAAAGTCGCTGAAGTGCCTCACGCCGTTGTTGCTTGGCGGCCTTCTCGGTTGTGAGGCCGGGGGCGCTGCGTCCACCTCGACGGCGGTACGAGGTGCAACGTCGTCGGAAAGC
It includes:
- a CDS encoding NADH:flavin oxidoreductase/NADH oxidase; amino-acid sequence: MAQLFEPFTLRSVTFKNRVFVSPMCQYSCAHDGLPTPWHHMHLGRFAVGGAALVFTEAAAVAPAGRISPHDLGIWSDAHARALAPIVAFLTEQGAVPGIQIAHAGRKASTAVPWEGGQGVAPERGGWTPVAPSALAFSPTYPDPAALDTSGIAAVVDQFVLAAKRAGDAGFRVVELHMAHGYLMHEFLSPLSNRRTDAWGGDFEGRARLPLEVAAAVRDAWPSHLPLFARISATEWAAGGWDLPESIRFAACLRERGVDLVDCSSGGGVPDAKIPEKPGYQVPFARAIREEARVATGAVGLITEPAQANDVVQSGSADAVLLARAMLNDPNWALHAAHALGVDVPWPPQYRRAKPRA